One Rhodothermales bacterium genomic window, TGAGATCTGTGTAGGATTGTACCAGGCACCCGTCACGGCCAGCACGTTCGGTTGGGATTCCAGAGCGGACTTCATCGCGGGGTAGCGCTCCCTGGCGGCCGGATCCTCGATCGGGATGGATAGCACATGCTCGCGATCGACACCGGTTTGTGCCGTCTGGATGTAGCGCATCTGCCGGCTCATGGCCATCGTCGCCACGAGAAGCACCGTCGTCGCGGCGAACTGCGCCACGACGAGGGCGTTGCGAAACGATGCCCCGCTCATCCTGCCGGCGACGATGCCCTTCATCACGCCCAGCGGGGCGTGTCCGGACATCAAAAGCGCCGGGTAGCTGCCGGCGATGAGGCCGACAAGCAGGGCGAGACCCACTCCCGTCAACACGAGTTTGTCCAGGTCTCCCGAAGCGAATGACATTTCACGCGCGGTCAGGGCGTTGAAGGCCGGCAGGCAGAGCGCAACGAGCAGCAGGGCGAGTCCCACCGCGACGACGGCGATCAGCATGGTTTCCGTCAAGAACTGCCCGACGAGTTGGGCCCGCCTGGCCCCCATGACCTTGCGCACGCCCACCTCCCTGGCCCGCATCACGGACCGCGCCGTGGCCAGGTTCATGTAGTTGATGCAGGCGATGAGCAGGATCAGGAATCCGATCCACGAAAACAGGTAGACGTACCGGATGTCGCCATTGGCTCCCAGCTCGAAATTGAGATGCGAACGCAGGTGGATGTCCTTCAACGGTTGCGGGAAGTAAATCGGAATACGACCGGGTTGCTCCTTGTAATACGCGATCTCGCCCAGTCTGTCCTGCGCCAGCGCCACCAGGTTGGTCGCGAACGCCGATACATCGGATCCCGGCTGGAGACTGACATACGTGCGATAATTGTTGCTGTCCCAGTCGCCTCTGGCGAGGTGCTCTACATACCGATCCCACGAGCGCATGGAGAGCAAAAAATCGAACGAGATGTGGCTGTTCGGAGGAGGATCCGAAACGATGCCGGTGACCGTCAGCGAGTGCGAACGGCCCGACTCCAGGCGCGTGACCGTCTGGCCGATCGGATCCGTCGCCCCGAAATAGGCCCGGGCGAGGGAGGTGGTCAGGACGATCGAGCCGGGTTCTGCCAGCGCCGTGCGCGTATCTCCGGCCACCAGCTCGAAGGAAAACACGTCGAAAAAATGCGCGGTTGCATACAGGCCCTTCTCGCTGAATCGCGCGTCTGCTATGCGGAGCAACGCGTCGACCGGGACGAGCTGCGTGGCGTATTCGACCTCCGGAAATTCGTCCATCAACGCCGGCGCGAGCGGCGCCGATGTCACAGTGAATTGGTTGGTCCCGAGGTAATTGGAATCGGGGTCTTCCTTCGCGATCCGGAAGATGCGGTCGGCCTTCTCGTGGAACCGGTCGTAGCTCAGCTCGAACCGGACGAACAGCGCGATCAGGATGAAGCCGGCCAGCCCGACCGTGAGCCCCAGCCCGTTGACGAGCGCGTACCCCTTGTGTTTGCCCAGCGCGCGCAGCGCCATCTTGAGGTGGTTCTTCCACATGGCCATGCTCCAGTATAACGCTCGCATCAAGAGCGGGAAAAAAGACAGGAGGACCTGATGCCAGTACCAGCGTTGCGCGCGCCGGACGCCCACTCGCCTGAACTGATAGCGAAACGTCTCCTCCAGATCGCCGAGCACGTGCGCTCGGTCGACAGGGTGGAGCACGGTGAGGAGCAGCCAGCGGGCGAGGGACGGTGGCGTCGGCATAGGCGGTGTACGTCGGCATCAGGGATGACGTCTCGCCGGCCGAGAGCTTCTGGTCCCGCTGCGCGACGGTCAGGCAGGGGTACGGCCGCGAATCCTATATGTTACTGAAAAGGTAATAAATAAAACACGCCGGGTGCAAACGTATGTCATGGCGAGTGTAGTACGACGCCGTGAGCCGGCTCGTGTCCACGAATTGCGTGGTGACGCCGGCGACGATGGCCGGCTCCTAGGGTTCGGCTTCAAGGGCAAACCGGACACGATGGGGCCGCGTGTCGAATGAGGCGCAGGTCAGGTTGGGGACGCGTCCACGGCCGAGCCGGCGAACTGATCCAGCCGGATTTCGCTAAAATGTACGAGCGCCGCTTCCAGCTGGTCGGCACGGATGGGTTTGGAGAGGTAGGCATCCATGCCGGCGGCCAGGCACTTCTTCCGATCGTCTTCCATCGCGTTGGCCGTCAGCGCGATGATGTACGGTTGATGGGCATGCGGCCGGCTCCGAATCTGCCGCGTCGCTTCCAGCCCGTCCATTTCGGGCATCATCATATCCATCAGAATCACGTCGTAGCGGAGCTGTTCGAGCGCATTGAGCACCTCCAGGCCATTGGCGACCACGTCGACCCGGCAGTCCAGCCGTTCCAGCATGCGCGTGGCGACCTTCTGGTTGATGACGTTGTCCTCCGCGAGCAGGATGCGCAGGGCCGACAGCCGGCCTGGTGCGTCCGACTCCAGCCGAGCCACCGTTTTCGCGCCGGCGCGGGGCGTCTCGCCAAAAATCGACGAGAGCACGCGGAAAAGCTGATCCGGCTTGACCGGTTTGGTCAGCCAGTGCGGGATGAGGTCGTCCGTATCGGCCTGGCGTTCCCCGATCGAACTGAGCATGACGAGGGGGAGTGTGCTGGCCCAGGCGTGATGGGCCAGGGTTTGCGCCAGCGCCAGCCCGCTCATCTCGGGCATATGAAAATCGAGCAGGGCTACGTCGAAGCCCGAGCCGGCGTTGATCTGGGCGAGCGCTTCGACACCGGACGTCACCGCCACCGGATGCATGCCACGCGAACGCGTCAGCTCGACCAGGATCCGCCTGTTGGTCGCGTTGTCGTCGACGATCAGCACCCGTTTGCCCGTGAGGCAGGCCATGTCGTTGCCGGCCGGTTCGCCGGAAGCCGGAGCGACGATGCTCAGCCGGAACGTCGAGCCTCGGCCGGGTTCGCTTTCGACCCGGATGTCGCCGCCGAGCAGGTTCGATAGCTGATAACTGATGGCCAGGCCGAGGCCGGTGCCTCCGTACTTGCGCGTAGTCGACGCGTCCACCTGGCTGAACGCCTCGAACAGGACGCCAACGCGGTCAGCCGGGATGCCGATGCCGGTATCCTTGACCTCAAACTCGAAGCGATACCTGTCGTTTTCGCGCAGGCGCGCGGTCACGCTGACGAGGATCTCGCCGCGCTCCGTAAACTTGACGGCGTTGGAAAGCAGGTTGACCAGGATCTGGCGAAGCCGCGTGATGTCGCTCACCACCACGGGCGGCACGGAGGGATCGATATAGTAGAGGAGTTCGATCCCCTTGGCGGATGCCGCCGCCGAGACGAGGTCGAGGGCCTCCGAGACACAGGTGTTGACGTCGAATTCCTGCTGCTCCAGCACGAGCTTGCCGGCTTCGATCTTCGAAAAGTCGAGGATCTCGTTGATGATCGTCAGCAGCGACTCACCGCTCGTACGGATGATCTCTACATAGTCATGCTGTTCATCCGTGAGCGGCGTATCCATCAGCAACGAGGTCATGCCGATGACGCCGTTCATCGGCGTGCGGATCTCGTGGCTCATGTTGGCCAGGAACTGGCTCTTCGTGAGGTCCGCCTTCAGGAGTCGCGCATTGGTTTCTTCCAGCTCGCTGATCACCTGCTTCAGCTTCGTCCGGAATCGCTGCAGCTCGTCCGCCTGATCCTTGTGCTGGGTGATGTCCTCGAAGGTGCCCAGGATGCCGATGACGTTGCCTGCGGCGTCCGTGAGGGGGATTTTGTTGGTGACGAGCCAGGCCAGGCTCCCATCCGCCCGGCGGAGGGGTTCGATGATTTCGTATTCCGGCTTTCCGCTTTCGATCACTCGCCGGTCGTCCTTGCGGTAAGAGTCGGCCACTTCACCGGCCCAGGGAAGGTCGTGGTCGGTTTTTCCAATAATTTCTTCCGGCGACGATAATCCGGCGATCTCCGCAAACAGCTGGTTGCAGCCCCAGTAGACGGAGTTGCGATCTTTCCAGAAAATGAAGTGCGGGAGGCGGGTGACCACCTGCGCGAGGTGGCTCATGTGGCTGCGCGGATCGTCCAGAGCCGGCGCGTTCGAAGGGTTTTCTATCGGTGTTGCCATCGGGGGCGGCCCCTCACGTAGTGCGCGAGCAGAATAAGTGCTAGTAGGATCGACCGTGCGCCACGGTTCTGAAGCATGCGTTGATGAAATGTCGATGAGACGTCCTGCAAGGTTTATCAAGCATTTAACAACGGAAAGCGCTTTTTTTGGTACGCTCGCTTGCAAACCATTCTGCGTGCGCATTCATGACCTACCCCGCCTCTCTAATCTACGTTTTCGGCCTCGCGCTCTGCTGCGCCGGCCCGGCGCTTGCCGTTTCACCGCAGACCCAGGATCCCGCGCGTTCGCTACGCGCCCACCCCGCCGGCGATGCCGTCATCGAAGTCGACGGCTTCCTCGACGAGCCGGTATGGGCCGAAGCGGAGGTCGTGACCGACTTTCTCCAGTTCGAACCCGTCGACGGCGCGGCGTCGGGGCAGCGGACGGAGGTGCGGGTCGTGTACGGATCGAGCAGCCTGTACGTCGGCGCGACCCTGTTCGACGACAATCCCGCCGCCATCGAGGCGGCGCTCGGCCGGCGCGACGAGTACAACCGGGCCGACTGGTTCCTCGTGGCGATCGACTCGTATTTCGACAAAAAGACGGCCTACACGTTCGGCGTCAACGCCGCCGGCGTGCAGATGGACGCCATCCAGACGAGCAACCGGCGTTCGGGCCTCGGGAACGCCGCCAACCCGGGCGGCGACCTGTCGTGGGACGCCATCTGGCTGGCCACGCCGCGCATCGGTCCGGACGGCTGGACGGTCGAGATGCGCATCCCCTACAGCATGCTCCGTTTCCCGGAGCGTCCGCAGCAGACGTGGGGCATCCAGTTCACCCGCGTCATCCCGCGCCTCGGCGAGCAGTCCGAGTGGCCCTACATCCCCCGCGGCGAGCGCACCAACCTCGTCGCCCGGTTCGGGGAGCTGACCGACCTCAACGGCGTCCATCCCCGGCGCAACATCCAGATCACCCCGTACACCCTGAGCCGGCTCCAGCGCAACGAAGATCCGGCGTCGCCGGGGGATCGCGTCGGCGAGCGCTCGCTCGATGTCGGCGGCGACCTCAAGGTCGGTCTCGGCCCCAACGTGACGTTCGACGCCACGATCAATCCCGACTTCGGGCAGGTCGAGTCCGATCCCTCCGTCCTCAACCTCACCGCCTTCGAGATCGTCTTCCAGGAGCGCCGGCCCTTCTTCCTCGAAGGGATGCAGATTTACGACTTCGACGTGGGCCCCGCGCAGATGCCCTATACCCGGCGCATCGGCGCGCAGGCCCCCATCATCGGGGCGGCGAAGCTCTCCGGGCGGACCGAGAGCGGCCTCTCGTTCGGGCTGCTCGGCGCGACCACCGGCGACGACTTCGACCCGTCGCAGCAATACGGCGTCGCCCGCGTCACCCAGCAGCTGGGCGACTTCTCGCGCATTGGTGCGATCGTGACCGGCTTCGGCGGGCCCGGCAGCGCAGACGACAGCCGGCTCCACAGCTACTTCAGCGGCATCGACTACGACTTCCGCTTCCGCGAAAACATGTACAGCGTGGAAGGCTTTATCGGGACGACGCGTCGCCGGCAGACCGAATTCGATGTGTTCGCCGAAAACGGCTTCGGCGGCAAGATGCTCTGGCGGAAACGCCGCGGCCGGTTCACCGGCTTCGGTGGGGCCGAGGGATTCGACGAACACTTCGTGATCACGGACATCGGGCTGCTCCGGCAAAACAACTACGTGGCCTTTCCGCTGCGTCTGGCCTACGACCTCAACGGAGGCCAGCCGTTCGGCCCGTTCCTCCGCGCGACGCTCGGAGACTTCGGGATGCAGCAGGTCTCGCTCAGCAACGGCCTCGATCTGGGGCAGCGCCATAATTTCTCGCTGCAGGGGTTGCTCAAGGGCTTCCGGCAGTTCAACGTGTCGGCGCTGTTCGAGAACGTGTTCGGCGGCTACGATATCTACGAAACACGCGGCCAGCTGCCGTGGGTCAAACCCTTCGTGCTCGGATTCGAGGCGGAGGTGGCCACCGACCAGCGGCGCGCGTGGCAGGTAGAGCCCTCGGTGATGCTGTCGCGCGTCGACAACGGAGGCCGGCTCTACGGTTTCGGTCTCGGCGGCATGGCCACGCTGGGCTCGCGCGTGTCGCTCTCGGGCACGGTCGACGGGGTCTGGGAGGACGATGTGGTGGCCTGGGCGGCCAACGAGGCGTTTCGCGACACGGACACCGGCTGGCTGATCGGCGGCGAGTCCGGCAATCCGGATCTGGCGTCGACCGACTTCGTCCGTTTCGACGACCGGGGCCAGCTCGATGCCGCCTTCGCCGGCCGGGCGCCCCTGGCGGCCGATCGGTACTACGCCTCCGTCTTCGGCCGGCGGGATACCCGCTCGATGGACCTCACCCTGCGCAGCACCGTCACCTTTACACCGAAGCTGTCCGTTCAGGTTTACAGTCAGCTTTTTCTGGCGCGCGGGCGGTACGACACGTTCGAACTGTTGCGCGACCGCGACACCCTCGTGCCGTTCGATGCCTACCCGAAGCGGAACGAGTTCGCGTTCAGCACGCTGACCTCGAACGTCGTGCTCCGCTGGGAATACCGGCCGGGCTCGACGCTGTTTGTCGTCTGGACCCACGGCCGGCGCACCGACGACGTCCTCAACCCGCTCGCGCCGTGGTTCGATTCGCCGTACGACCGCTCGATAGGCGGGCAAATCGATGATACATTCGGTATTATTCCAACGAACGTGTTTTTGGTTAAATTGAGCTACGCGTTCCTGAATTGACGCCCCATACCCCATGAAAGCCAACCACATCCTCCTTCGTATCGTGATCGCCCTGGCGGTCCTTTTCGCCGCCGCTTCGCCGGCCGCGGCCCAGAAAGTCCAGCTCGGCGAGGTGCTCGTCGTGAACACGCCCTTCGTCAAGCCCGGCATCGACGCCGAGGCGTTCGAGCAGGACGTGCTCACGCGGGTCATGCCGGCGTGGAAAGGCCTCGGCAAAAATACCGAAGCCCACTTCTTCCGGGCGGACCGGGGCAAGGGGGCGGGGCGGTACTGGCAGGTCTGGAGCTTCCGGACGGCGAAGGCGCGCCAGGCCTCGATGCCGGCCATCGCCGGGATGGGTTTCTCCGACAGCATCCGCCAGAAGCTCGGGCCGGCGACGACCCTTTCCCCGGAGTACATCGCTGCCAGCGGCGGGTATACGGATTTTGAACTGATTGGCGCCGACAAGATCAAGAAGCTCCCGCAGGTCGAGCTGCTCGGCGTGCACTACATCCACATCATCCCCGAGAAACGCGAGGATTTCGAGCGCTTCGTGCGCGACAAGCTGCATCCCGCCGTCGTCAACAAGATTCCCGGCATGGATCTGCTCTACTACAAGGGCGTCCGTGGCGAACTCGCCGGCCGCTACCTGCTCATCTTCGCCATCAAGACGGACGCCGACCGCGCCCGCTACTGGCCGACCGGCTCCTCGGAGACCCAGACGCTGAAAGACGAATTCGCGCCGCTGAAAGATCTGGCGCAGGAACTCAAGACCTACGAGGTCGAGGGCACCTACCTGCCCGAGTCATCGGGCGCGGCCGCCCAGATTTTCGAAAGCCTCGAATGGACCGATTTCGCCATCCTGAAGTAGCCCCCGATTCCCGATCCCGCATGTACACCCTCGACCTGATCCGCGACTTCCACACCCACATGCAATGGGCCGACGCCGAAGTATGGAACGCCGTGTCGGCCTGCGACGCCGCGGCGGATGACGCGGCGATCCGTGGGCTGCTCTTTCATATTCACTTCACCCAGGACGCGTTTTGCAGCGTGTGGGAGAAGCGCGAGGTCGTATTTCGGGAGGCGAGCGCGTTTGCTTCGTTGCCCCCGCTATACGCCTGGTGCCGCCCGATCCATCAGCGGATCGTGGCGGTGGTCGACGAACTGGATGAAGACGACCTGCTGACGCCGAATCCCCTGCCGTGGGTCAAGTATTTCGCCCGCAGCCGGGGCAAGGAGGCGGAGATGACGACGCTGGGCGACACGCTGGCGCAGCTTGCGATGCACAGCCTGTATCATCGCGGCCAGGTGAACAAGCGGCTCCGGGAGCTGGGCGGCGAGCCGCCGCTGGTGGACTACATCGCGTGGATCTGGATGGGCCGGCCGGCGCCGGCGTGGGGAGCCACATCGACCTGAGCGCACCGCTCAGCCGATCCCCTGCCGCCAGAGCCATCCGAGCAGTTCGTCCTGCAGGCGAAATTGCTCGCTCCAGAACAGGTTCACCTGCGGACCCGAAAGACGGACGATGCCCCCGGCTCCGCCGGCCAGGTACTGGATGCGCTCGAACCGGATGGGGCTGTAGCAGTCGTCGTCGTAGAGCTGGAGCCGGTCGGGCGGAGGCGTTTTCCAGTACACCTTGTTGATGGGGCGGACGCGGACCACCATCCGTTTGCATTTTCCCTGCGCGTCTTCGTAGACCTGTGCCTGGAATTCGTAGTTGAGCGTCTGGTCGTATCCGTTTGCCGGCACGTCGCGTATCGTGAGGCCGGCGGCGCCGGAGCAGGCGGACAGGCAGCCGGCGAGCAGGATCAGGACGAGGCGTTGGAGCGTGGCCATGGGGATACCGCAAAAATGCGTATGGGAGTGTGGGTGCATGCGAGGCATCTTTTCAGACCCTCATCACGGCACCCACACTCCCATACGAGCGCCCGTCGGAAACCCGACGGGCGCCACGGGGGAAGCCGTTATCAGTTATAACCCGGATTCTGGATGAGAGCCGGATTTCGATCGATCTCGGCGCGGTCGATCGGCACGAAGTAGTTGCGGTCGTCCCAGCTTTTGTTCTGGAGCGGCACGACCTGGTATTCATACCGGTATTTCTCCGTTACGAGCACCTCCCCGTTAGGGTCCAGCCGGCCGGTGATACGGATGCCGTTGTTGGTCCCGGTGTACACTTCGGGCGCGGTCATCCAGCGGCGGACGTCGAAATAGCGGTGGCCTTCGAACGCCAGCTCGATCTGACGTTCCTGCCGGATCCGGTCCAGGACAGTGCGTCCGTCGCCGCTCCCGCCGGCAGGCACATCCGGCATGCCGACGCGCGAACGGACCTCGTTCAGCGCCGTCAAGGCGTCGCCGCTCTGGCCGAGTTCTTCCGACGCTTCCGCGAAGTTCAGCAGGATCTCCGCATAGCGGATATGAATCCACGGATTGAAGTGCTGCTGCGCGTCCGGAACGAGGTTCCGGTCGAGGAACTTGGCCATGTTGTATCCGGAGCGTGTGCCGTTCCAGTTCTGGATGGGACCTTCGCGGGTGTCGAGACCCGGACGCAGGTTGGACTGGCCGGATACCTCATACCAGCCGGTCTGGATCACGCCGACCGGGTCGACGCTGGTGGCACCGCCCGTGCGGGGGCGCCACGTCTTCCCGTTGTGCAGGATGTTGGCTTCGAAGCGGGGGTCCCGGTTCGCATAGGGATTGGCCGCCAGCGCCGGGTCGTCCCAGCTGAACTCGGAGCCGTCCGCCATTTCATAGGCGTCGACATGGTTCTGGAGCGGGGTATCGCCGGACCAGGAGTTGTAGCCGTTCGGGCTGACCCACAGGCCGTGGTTGTGGGTGTCGGTCCCCGTGCCGCTGAAGTACCGGGCCCAGATGAGTTCCGAGCCGCCGCCCCGCAAGATGATGTCGTGGTAGGCATCCGGGGTAGGCGCCGATTCCAGGCTATAGATGCCGAGATCCATGACGGCCTGGGCGGCGTCTTTCGCGGCCTGCCAGCGCTGCATCTGGTCGCCGCTGGTGTAGCCGGTCAGTTCGGAGCCTGACGGGTTCTGGTTGTAGAGGTCGCTGGCGGCAAACAGCAGCACGCGGGATTTCAGCGCGAGCGCGGCGCCCTGGGAGGCGGCGCCGGTCCGCCGGCCCGCGAGCGAGAGGCGCGTCGCGGCACGGTCGAGGTCGGCGACGATGAAATCGACGGTCTCGGCAAACGTGTTGCGCGCAACCTGGTACTGCTCCAGATCCCCGCCCAGTTCAAACACCGTTTCGATGATCGGGACGCCGCCGTACATCTTCAGCAGGTTGTGGTAGAAGAACGCGCGGAGGAAATACGCTTCCCCCAGAAACGCGGTTTTCTCGGCGTCGGGTAGGACCGTGCCCGCATCGACGTTTTCGATGAACACGTTGAGATCACGAATCGAGGAATACACGTTTTGCCACGACAGGTGCTCGAACGAGTTGTTCGGGTTGTTGGTCCGGTTCCACTGTCCGCGGTTTTCCGGCGTCAGCGTCGAGGCCAGGTTCGCGTCCGTGTCGCTGCTGTGCGTGTAGATCGTCTCGTCCACGATGCCGGCGCCCGGAAGCGGGTTTCCGTAGCCGTATCCCGTGGCGCTGTAGATCTGGTTGAGGTACGCTTCCGTAAGGGCGGCGTCGCTCCATACGGCGCTGCTGCTCAGTTCGCTTCGCGGGTCGAGGTTCAGGCTGTCGCAGCCCCCGATCAACGCGAGGCTGCCGAGCGCTACGCTGAGGATATAGGTTCTGATTTTCATGGGATATCGTTGGTTTATCCGAGTCGGGACAGGTGCGCCAGAGGCGCTTCCTATCCGATTCCTAGAATCCAAGTTGCAGACCGACCGTGATGGCGCGCTCGTTGGGGTATTCCTGGGCCGCGGCGTTGCGGAGTTCAGGATCCATGATCTTGAGCGGCGAGAACGTAAGCAGGTTGCGTCCGCTCAGGTACACCATGGCCTGGCTCATGCCGCCGAGTCGGGTCAGCACGTTTTCGGGTAGCGAATAGGTCAGGGAGGCAACCTTCAGGCGCAGGTATTTCGCATCCCGGAGGAAGAAGGTATTGGCCTGGTTCGACCAGTACGGTTCGGTACGATTCCATGCGCGCGGGTTGGTGCCGTCCGTGTTTTCCGGCGTCCAGCGGTCTTCGGTAAAGGCCTGGAAGTAGTTACCGAATTCGCCTACCGCGCCCGAGAGCACGTACTGTTTCACCTTCGCGGCGCCCTGGAAGAGGAGGTTTACGTCGAAGCGGCCGAAGGCGGCGCCGATGTTGAAGGCCCCGATGATGTCGGGCGTACCGTTTTCATCGACACGAACCCGGTCGTCGCCGTTGATCACGCCGTCCTCGTTATAGTCCACGAACCGGATGTCGCCGGCGCGCGCACCGCTGAAGTGGGGGCTGGCATCGACTTCAGCCTGATCGTCGTAGATGCCGTCCGCCAGGTAATAGAGGCCGGTGTTCCAGGGGCGGCCGGTGTTCTGCTGGTAGGGCAGGACGCCCAGCGGTTCGTCGAAGAACTCCACCTCGTCGCCAACGAACGTGATGTTTGCCCCGCCGTGCAGGGTGAACTTCTCGGAGAAGCGCTGCGTGAAGGACGCCTCAGCCTCGAAGCCTTTGTTGCGGACCTGGGCGATGTTCTCGCGGGGCAGCGCGAAGCCGGTCGTCTGGGGGACGGCCACGTTCCGGAACCACAGGATGTTGTCGCGGAAGTGGTTGAAGTAGGTGAGTTCGAAGGACAGGCGTTCGTCCAGGATACCGCCCTGGATGCCGATGTCGAACTGGGTGGCCACTTCCCACGTGATGCGCTCGTTGGGCACGCGCGTCGGCGAGATGCGGGGGCCGAGGCCGTCGCCGTACACGAACGGTCCGCTGCCGAATCCGAACGTGGACAGGAACTGGTACGGTTCGATCCGGTCGTTGCCGGTCTGCCCGTACGCGGCGCGCAGCTTGAGGCGGTCGAAGAAGTCGCCCGTCGCTGCGCGGAACCAGTCTTCCTGCTCAAGACGCCAGCCGGCGGAGACGGACGGGAAGAACCCGAACCGGTCATCTTCCGGGAAGATGTACGAGCCGTCGTAGCGGGCGACGAGTTCCAGCAGGTATTTCTGCTGGAAGTTGTAGTTGAGGCGCCCGAAGAAATTCAGACGGGCCGCGGCGGTGCTGGTGCCGGACAGGTTCTGCTCGTTGGTGCCGCCGGCGAACAATTCGGTGACCTGATCGCTCAGGAAGAAGCGGCGGAACAGGAACAGCGACTCGC contains:
- a CDS encoding ABC transporter permease codes for the protein MPTPPSLARWLLLTVLHPVDRAHVLGDLEETFRYQFRRVGVRRAQRWYWHQVLLSFFPLLMRALYWSMAMWKNHLKMALRALGKHKGYALVNGLGLTVGLAGFILIALFVRFELSYDRFHEKADRIFRIAKEDPDSNYLGTNQFTVTSAPLAPALMDEFPEVEYATQLVPVDALLRIADARFSEKGLYATAHFFDVFSFELVAGDTRTALAEPGSIVLTTSLARAYFGATDPIGQTVTRLESGRSHSLTVTGIVSDPPPNSHISFDFLLSMRSWDRYVEHLARGDWDSNNYRTYVSLQPGSDVSAFATNLVALAQDRLGEIAYYKEQPGRIPIYFPQPLKDIHLRSHLNFELGANGDIRYVYLFSWIGFLILLIACINYMNLATARSVMRAREVGVRKVMGARRAQLVGQFLTETMLIAVVAVGLALLLVALCLPAFNALTAREMSFASGDLDKLVLTGVGLALLVGLIAGSYPALLMSGHAPLGVMKGIVAGRMSGASFRNALVVAQFAATTVLLVATMAMSRQMRYIQTAQTGVDREHVLSIPIEDPAARERYPAMKSALESQPNVLAVTGAWYNPTQISSQSGTRTWEGSQEGDHISVYHMPVQPEFFDLFRMELVEGRFFGADSAAGAANAMVINETMRRQLGWETAAGKWFTFRNQQFQIVGVMKDFNFLSLHQAIEPLAFYPGIPRDVERVLVKVRPDGLPQTLSALEKAFATFSPEYPFAYEFLDDAYNKMYETDVRLSRLIGYFTALALFIACLGLLGLTTFVASRRTKEIGVRKVLGASLADILVLLSMHFLKLVAFGFLVAIPLAYIGVRRWLEDFAFQIDVGPGLFALAGACVAFVALATISIQSVRAAQADPVESLRYE
- a CDS encoding response regulator; its protein translation is MATPIENPSNAPALDDPRSHMSHLAQVVTRLPHFIFWKDRNSVYWGCNQLFAEIAGLSSPEEIIGKTDHDLPWAGEVADSYRKDDRRVIESGKPEYEIIEPLRRADGSLAWLVTNKIPLTDAAGNVIGILGTFEDITQHKDQADELQRFRTKLKQVISELEETNARLLKADLTKSQFLANMSHEIRTPMNGVIGMTSLLMDTPLTDEQHDYVEIIRTSGESLLTIINEILDFSKIEAGKLVLEQQEFDVNTCVSEALDLVSAAASAKGIELLYYIDPSVPPVVVSDITRLRQILVNLLSNAVKFTERGEILVSVTARLRENDRYRFEFEVKDTGIGIPADRVGVLFEAFSQVDASTTRKYGGTGLGLAISYQLSNLLGGDIRVESEPGRGSTFRLSIVAPASGEPAGNDMACLTGKRVLIVDDNATNRRILVELTRSRGMHPVAVTSGVEALAQINAGSGFDVALLDFHMPEMSGLALAQTLAHHAWASTLPLVMLSSIGERQADTDDLIPHWLTKPVKPDQLFRVLSSIFGETPRAGAKTVARLESDAPGRLSALRILLAEDNVINQKVATRMLERLDCRVDVVANGLEVLNALEQLRYDVILMDMMMPEMDGLEATRQIRSRPHAHQPYIIALTANAMEDDRKKCLAAGMDAYLSKPIRADQLEAALVHFSEIRLDQFAGSAVDASPT
- a CDS encoding DUF5916 domain-containing protein — encoded protein: MTYPASLIYVFGLALCCAGPALAVSPQTQDPARSLRAHPAGDAVIEVDGFLDEPVWAEAEVVTDFLQFEPVDGAASGQRTEVRVVYGSSSLYVGATLFDDNPAAIEAALGRRDEYNRADWFLVAIDSYFDKKTAYTFGVNAAGVQMDAIQTSNRRSGLGNAANPGGDLSWDAIWLATPRIGPDGWTVEMRIPYSMLRFPERPQQTWGIQFTRVIPRLGEQSEWPYIPRGERTNLVARFGELTDLNGVHPRRNIQITPYTLSRLQRNEDPASPGDRVGERSLDVGGDLKVGLGPNVTFDATINPDFGQVESDPSVLNLTAFEIVFQERRPFFLEGMQIYDFDVGPAQMPYTRRIGAQAPIIGAAKLSGRTESGLSFGLLGATTGDDFDPSQQYGVARVTQQLGDFSRIGAIVTGFGGPGSADDSRLHSYFSGIDYDFRFRENMYSVEGFIGTTRRRQTEFDVFAENGFGGKMLWRKRRGRFTGFGGAEGFDEHFVITDIGLLRQNNYVAFPLRLAYDLNGGQPFGPFLRATLGDFGMQQVSLSNGLDLGQRHNFSLQGLLKGFRQFNVSALFENVFGGYDIYETRGQLPWVKPFVLGFEAEVATDQRRAWQVEPSVMLSRVDNGGRLYGFGLGGMATLGSRVSLSGTVDGVWEDDVVAWAANEAFRDTDTGWLIGGESGNPDLASTDFVRFDDRGQLDAAFAGRAPLAADRYYASVFGRRDTRSMDLTLRSTVTFTPKLSVQVYSQLFLARGRYDTFELLRDRDTLVPFDAYPKRNEFAFSTLTSNVVLRWEYRPGSTLFVVWTHGRRTDDVLNPLAPWFDSPYDRSIGGQIDDTFGIIPTNVFLVKLSYAFLN
- a CDS encoding DinB family protein produces the protein MYTLDLIRDFHTHMQWADAEVWNAVSACDAAADDAAIRGLLFHIHFTQDAFCSVWEKREVVFREASAFASLPPLYAWCRPIHQRIVAVVDELDEDDLLTPNPLPWVKYFARSRGKEAEMTTLGDTLAQLAMHSLYHRGQVNKRLRELGGEPPLVDYIAWIWMGRPAPAWGATST
- a CDS encoding RagB/SusD family nutrient uptake outer membrane protein, giving the protein MKIRTYILSVALGSLALIGGCDSLNLDPRSELSSSAVWSDAALTEAYLNQIYSATGYGYGNPLPGAGIVDETIYTHSSDTDANLASTLTPENRGQWNRTNNPNNSFEHLSWQNVYSSIRDLNVFIENVDAGTVLPDAEKTAFLGEAYFLRAFFYHNLLKMYGGVPIIETVFELGGDLEQYQVARNTFAETVDFIVADLDRAATRLSLAGRRTGAASQGAALALKSRVLLFAASDLYNQNPSGSELTGYTSGDQMQRWQAAKDAAQAVMDLGIYSLESAPTPDAYHDIILRGGGSELIWARYFSGTGTDTHNHGLWVSPNGYNSWSGDTPLQNHVDAYEMADGSEFSWDDPALAANPYANRDPRFEANILHNGKTWRPRTGGATSVDPVGVIQTGWYEVSGQSNLRPGLDTREGPIQNWNGTRSGYNMAKFLDRNLVPDAQQHFNPWIHIRYAEILLNFAEASEELGQSGDALTALNEVRSRVGMPDVPAGGSGDGRTVLDRIRQERQIELAFEGHRYFDVRRWMTAPEVYTGTNNGIRITGRLDPNGEVLVTEKYRYEYQVVPLQNKSWDDRNYFVPIDRAEIDRNPALIQNPGYN